In Rhinolophus ferrumequinum isolate MPI-CBG mRhiFer1 chromosome 18, mRhiFer1_v1.p, whole genome shotgun sequence, a genomic segment contains:
- the LPL gene encoding lipoprotein lipase encodes MGSKALLLVALGVCLQSLTASRGGLAAADKIMGGNDFMDIESKFALRTPEDTAEDTCHLIPGVTESVANCHFNHSSKTFVVIHGWTVTGMYESWVPKLVAALYKREPDSNVIVVDWLSRAQQHYPVSAGYTKLVGKDVATFINWMEEEFNYPLDNVHLLGYSLGAHAAGVAGSLTNKKVNRITGLDPAGPNFEYAEAPSRLSPDDADFVDVLHTFTRGSPGRSIGIQKPVGHVDIYPNGGTFQPGCNIGEAIRVIAEKGLGDVDQLVKCSHERSIHLFIDSLLNEENPSKAYRCGSKEAFEKGLCLSCRKNRCNNLGYEINKVRAKRSSKMYLKTRSQMPYKVFHYQVKIHFAGAESEIQTNQAFEISLYGTVAESENIPFTLPEVSTNKTYSFLIYTEVDIGELLMLKLKWNSDSYFSWSDWWSSPGFVIEKIRVKAGETQKKVIFCSREKVSRLQKGKASVVFVKCHDKSLNKKSG; translated from the exons ATGGGGAGCAAAGCGCTGCTCCTGGTGGCTCTGGGCGTGTGCCTCCAGAGTCTGACTGCCTCCCGCGGAGGGCTGGCCGCCGCCGACA AAATTATGGGAGGAAATGATTTTATGGACATTGAAAGTAAATTTGCTCTAAGGACGCCTGAAGACACAGCTGAGGACACTTGCCACCTCATTCCTGGAGTGACAGAATCTGTGGCTAACTGCCACTTCAACCACAGCAGCAAAACATTTGTGGTGATCCATGGCTGGACG GTGACAGGAATGTATGAAAGTTGGGTGCCAAAACTTGTGGCTGCCTTGTACAAGAGGGAACCTGACTCCAACGTCATTGTGGTGGATTGGCTGTCGCGAGCTCAGCAGCACTATCCAGTGTCTGCTGGCTACACCAAGCTGGTGGGAAAAGATGTGGCCACGTTTATCAACTGGATGGAG GAGGAATTTAACTACCCTCTGGACAATGTCCACCTCTTGGGCTACAGCCTTGGAGCCCACGCTGCTGGCGTTGCAGGAAGTCTGACCAACAAGAAGGTCAACAGAATTACTG GCCTAGATCCAGCTGGACCTAACTTTGAATATGCAGAAGCTCCTAGTCGCCTTTCTCCTGATGATGCGGATTTTGTAGACGTCTTGCACACATTCACCAGAGGGTCACCTGGCCGAAGTATTGGAATCCAGAAACCAGTAGGGCATGTTGACATCTATCCTAATGGAGGCACTTTTCAGCCGGGATGCAACATTGGGGAAGCTATTCGCGTGATTGCAGAGAAAGGCCTTGGAG ATGTGGACCAGCTCGTGAAGTGCTCCCATGAGCGCTCCATTCATCTCTTCATTGACTCCCTGTTGAATGAAGAAAATCCCAGTAAAGCCTACCGGTGCGGTTCAAAGGAAGCCTTTGAGAAAGGGCTCTGCCTGAGTTGCAGAAAGAACCGTTGCAACAACTTGGGCTATGAGATCAATAAGGTCAGAGCCAAAAGAAGCAGCAAAATGTACCTGAAGACCCGTTCTCAGATGCCCTATAAAG TCTTCCATTACCAAGTAAAGATACATTTTGCTGGGGCTGAGAGTGAGATACAGACCAACCAGGCCTTTGAGATCTCACTGTACGGCACGGTGGCGGAGAGTGAAAACATCCCTTTCACCTT GCCTGAAGTTTCCACAAATAAGACATACTCCTTCCTAATTTACACGGAAGTAGACATTGGAGAACTGCTGATGTTGAAACTCAAATGGAATAGCGACTCGTACTTCAGCTGGTCCGACTGGTGGAGCAGCCCCGGCTTTGTTATTGAGAAGATCAGAGTAAAAGCGGGAGAGACTCAAAAGAA GGTGATCTTCTGTTCCAGGGAGAAAGTGTCTCGTCTGCAGAAAGGAAAAGCATCTGTGGTATTTGTGAAATGCCATGACAAGTCTCTGAACAAAAAGTCTGGCTG A